The genomic DNA CCTACTAGATGCTACTAACAAAAATTTCCCTTTTGGATTGATAAGGTTCGAAGCGCTTAACGAATATGGACGCCTAATGGATTTTAAAAAAGGAAGTTCTTGGATACCTCTTAGCCCCGCTATCATTTCTAAAAAGAGGACTATGGTTACCTTAAAATTAGAAGAAGGCTTTTTTAAAGGCACAATAAATAGAAGTAAAAGTGGCTACTACACCGTTGAAAAACGAAATGAATTAAAAACAATCAATGAAAACAGTTACTTAGAAAACTTTGAATCTAAATTTCCTCATATAGAAGTCGAGAATTACACCCATAAAAACTTATACGATTTAGATAAATCTTTGCGAGAAAATTTTGAAGTTAATATCGACTTCGAAAATACAGATCAAAATAATAAATTAAGAATTTTTCCTTTTTTTCTAGAAAAACAAAATAAAAATCCTTTTAAATTAAAAGAGCGAAACTACCCAGTTAATTTTGGTTTTTCTAGAAATAGCAGCTATTTATTATCTCTTGAAATTCCTAAAGGTTATAAAGTATCTAAACTCCCAAAATCTAAAAAACTAAATTTACCAAATAACGGAGGTACATTCATTTATCAAATGAATTCATCAGGGAATACAATTATGTTAATATTTAAATTTATCTTACATAAAAAAAGGTTTTCTAATAATGAATACTTCTATTTAAAAGAATTTTACAAACAACTGATTGATAAGCAGAACGAGTATATAGAATTAGAAAGAATTTAAAACAGTCTATCTAGCAACATAAAAAAGCACCTGTTATAGGTGCTTTTTTATGTTGCTCTAACTTCTTTTTCAAAATAATTTAACTTTTAACAATACCTCGCTCAAAATTATTATTGTTATAATAACATTAAACAAATACTGATCTTCAGATACTAGGCTTATAGCGAAGGAAATAAACTGAGAAGATATAGCTTCTTAATTTAACTGATAAACGATTCTACCTCAAATAACGTTTTAAAATGTACCAGTATTTTGGATTTTACCTCCTCCTCTGAAATCTTCCTACTTAACTCTGCTTCCATAGAGGTAACTGCTTTTCCTCTTATCCCACAAGGAATGATATTATCAAAATATCCCAAGTTCGTATTGACGTTTAATGCAAAACCATGCATGGTTACCCATCTACTAGTACGAATTCCCATGGCACATATTTTTCTAGCAAAAGGAGTACCTACATCCAACCAAACTCCTGTTTCTCCTTCACTTCTTTCTCCCTTTAAACCATATTCGCCTATTGTTAAAATAATAGCTTCTTCTAACAAACGTAAATACTTATGTATATCCGTAAAGAAATTTTCTAAATCCAAAATAGGGTATCCTACAATCTGCCCTGGACCGTGATAAGTAATGTCTCCTCCTCTATTTATTTTATAGAAAGTAGCTCCTTTCTGCCTCAACTGCTCCTCATTAAGCAGTAAGTTACTCATATCTCCACTTTTACCCAAAGTATATACATGTGGATGTTCTACAAAAAGAAAGTAATTCTTGGTAGGGATATCTGTTCCCTCTCTCCTATTTTTGATTTTCAAGTCAATAATACTTTGTAACAAATCAGATTGATAGTCCCAAGTTTCCTTGTAATCTTTTTTTAATAATTCTTCTAAATATATGTTTTTATTCATAACTTTGGCTACAAATATAAAATATATTGTAGATTTTTATGTAGGATTAACTCCTTTTTAACTATTCTATTTACAAAAACCCTCATTTATGTTAAAAAAAATTACATTTTTACATTTTGCTCTAATACTTATGCTTTCTCTATCCATGGAGGCACAAAGTGTTTGGACAAAAATCAATGCTAATGAAAACTTAGCATCAAAACATGAAGTTTTAGCGAGAAAAAATATCCCTAATAATTATGATCTTTTCTCCTTAAATACTTCTATTTTTGAAAAACAGTTGAATAATTTTTCTAGAAATTCTAAGAAGATTATTGAGCTACCCGCTATCCATGGGAATACCGCTAAATTCTTGGTCAAAGAAACTTCAAATCTAGCTCCTGAATTAGCTGCAAAATTTCCAACAATAAAATCGTATTCAGCTCAGGGTATTGATGACCCTACTGCTACTGCCAAGATTAGTGTTGGTAGTGATGGGATTCATGCAATTATTTTTTCAGGAAATCATAGCACTTTGTATATAGATCCATACACAAAGAATAAGCAACAATACATTTCTTACAAAAAAAGTAGCTTACCTAGTAAAAAAGACGATTTTACTTGTACTGTTGAAGACGCTTCAGAAAAAGCGTTTCAAAAGAATACAGCTGCTAGAGGTGCTAATGATGGAAAATTAAGAACTTTTCGTTTAGCCATCGTTTGTAGTGGTGAATATGCTCAATTCCATTTAAACAGACAAGGAGTTTCTGCTGGAGCTACTGATGCTGTAAAAAAAGCAGCTGTTTTGTCTGCTATGAACACTTCAATGACTAGAATTAACGGCGTTTATGAAAGAGATTTAGGGGTAAGAATGGTCATTGTTGCTGATAATGATAAAATTATTTTTTTAGACGCTGACACAGACAATATTACTGATGGTTCATCTAATGCGATGATCGGTGAAACTCAAGCAATTTGTGATGCTGAAATTGGTGATGCGAATTATGATATTGGGCATATTTTTAGTACTGGTGGTAGTGGATTAGCTGGCTTAGGAGTCGTATGTCGCTCAGGTTCTAAAGGTAGAGGAGTTACAGGAATAGCTCAACCTATAAATGACCCTTATGATATTGACTATGTTTCTCATGAAATGGGACATCAATTTGGAGCAAACCATACGCAAAACAATTCTTGTAATAGAAATAATAGTACTGCTGTAGAGCCAGGAAGTGCTTCTACAATAATGGGATATGCAGGTATTTGCCGACCTAATGTTCAGCAAAATAGTGATGACCACTTCCATGCTGTAAGTATCGCTGAAATGTGGGCTACAATTCAATCAACTGCTAACTGCGCTACTGCTACTGACACAGGAAACAATGCCCCTACAGCAAATGCTGGTGCTGATTTTAGCATTCCTAAATCTACTCCTTTTGTTTTGAAAGGAATCGGAACGGATGCTAACAATCCAAATAACCTAACTTATAACTGGGAACAACTGGATAATCAAGTTGCTACAATGCCTCCTCTATCAACTAATACAGGTGGTCCAATGTTTAGATCTCTTCCTTCAACATCTTCTCCTAACAGATACATGCCAGCTTTAGAAACTGTAGTATTAGGTAGCACTTCTTCTGAATGGGAAGTAGTTCCTTCTGTTGCAAGAGAAATGAATTTTTCATTCTTAGTAAGAGATAATCATCCTGGAGGTGGTAACAGCGCTAGAGATGATATGAAAGTTACTATTGTAAATACAACTCCTTTCTCTGTAAATACTCCTTCTACTTCGGCTCCTAATTCAACTATTAACTTGACTTGGAATGTTGGGCAAACCAACCAAAACCCTATCAATTGCCAAAGAGTAAATATCAGGCTTTCGACAGACAATGGCGCAACCTTTCCAACAGTACTAGTAGCTAATACCAATAATGATGGTAATGAAGACATCAATATTCCTGCAATAGCAAATACATCTCAAGCTTTTATCATGGTAGAAGCAGCTGACAATATTTTCTACAATATCTCTTCTAGGTTTTCTATCAGTAACCTACCTGATTTCTCTTTACAAAATATTACTGGAGATATTACTGTATGTAATACTGCTACTGATACTCAAAATTTTGAATTACAGTATAGTGCCATTAACGGCTTTTCTGAAGAAGCTGTATTTAGTGCTAGTAACGTGCCCGATGGAGCTGTTGTTAACTTCAGTAAAAATAATATAGTAAACTCTGATACGGTTAT from Tenacibaculum maritimum NCIMB 2154 includes the following:
- the lipB gene encoding lipoyl(octanoyl) transferase LipB; this translates as MNKNIYLEELLKKDYKETWDYQSDLLQSIIDLKIKNRREGTDIPTKNYFLFVEHPHVYTLGKSGDMSNLLLNEEQLRQKGATFYKINRGGDITYHGPGQIVGYPILDLENFFTDIHKYLRLLEEAIILTIGEYGLKGERSEGETGVWLDVGTPFARKICAMGIRTSRWVTMHGFALNVNTNLGYFDNIIPCGIRGKAVTSMEAELSRKISEEEVKSKILVHFKTLFEVESFIS
- a CDS encoding zinc-dependent metalloprotease, producing MLKKITFLHFALILMLSLSMEAQSVWTKINANENLASKHEVLARKNIPNNYDLFSLNTSIFEKQLNNFSRNSKKIIELPAIHGNTAKFLVKETSNLAPELAAKFPTIKSYSAQGIDDPTATAKISVGSDGIHAIIFSGNHSTLYIDPYTKNKQQYISYKKSSLPSKKDDFTCTVEDASEKAFQKNTAARGANDGKLRTFRLAIVCSGEYAQFHLNRQGVSAGATDAVKKAAVLSAMNTSMTRINGVYERDLGVRMVIVADNDKIIFLDADTDNITDGSSNAMIGETQAICDAEIGDANYDIGHIFSTGGSGLAGLGVVCRSGSKGRGVTGIAQPINDPYDIDYVSHEMGHQFGANHTQNNSCNRNNSTAVEPGSASTIMGYAGICRPNVQQNSDDHFHAVSIAEMWATIQSTANCATATDTGNNAPTANAGADFSIPKSTPFVLKGIGTDANNPNNLTYNWEQLDNQVATMPPLSTNTGGPMFRSLPSTSSPNRYMPALETVVLGSTSSEWEVVPSVAREMNFSFLVRDNHPGGGNSARDDMKVTIVNTTPFSVNTPSTSAPNSTINLTWNVGQTNQNPINCQRVNIRLSTDNGATFPTVLVANTNNDGNEDINIPAIANTSQAFIMVEAADNIFYNISSRFSISNLPDFSLQNITGDITVCNTATDTQNFELQYSAINGFSEEAVFSASNVPDGAVVNFSKNNIVNSDTVICSISNIGDVASGNYEIRINATTQSVTKSIILKLSIKDKVCSSSGDTSRISTTLVKFNTINNQSAKNGGYSDFKNISTTVQSGQRYQLEVKTNTYSSFSQPLTTISTAWIDWNQNCQFDADEAYDLGAATGFTDQITNNSPLNITVPNNAVPGNTILRISTRLSSYPSSCSSNFTGEVEDYTLVVENATASITDLPFNNFKLYPNPSEGVFNLKFEVINTKKVSLKLFDLRGRLVAKKQYKNTTTYFSKQLTFEKVNAGLYMLQISNGNKKAIRKILIK